TCCTATGCAGCTTATCCTTAGTAGCATTTATTATGTCGACTTTCCAACCGGAAATATTCCTTATCAGGATGCACTTCGGATAGCGAGAAACCCAATGGTTAAAATGGCAGTCCCATTAGCTTTAGGAGATAATTTTAAAGGTTTTCGGATAGTAGGTACAGATATTTCCTTTACCAAATTGTATAACCTGAAGGTTAAAGCGGGAAAATTTTGGAATGCGGATTTTGAAGTGACTGTTGGTGCTGAAGTTGCCAAAAAACATAATTTGAAAATAGGCCAAACGATACATGGAGCACATGGCCTATCTTCGGATGAAGATGTACATGAAGATCATGACTATAAGGTTGTTGGTATTTTAGAAGCTCAGGGACGTGTTGTGGATCAGTTGATCTTAACCAATATTGCAAGTGTTTGGCGTATGCACGGTATCGGAGAAGATGATCATGAGCATGCGCATGAAGAAGGACACGAAGAGGATTTGGCTGGGAAGGATATTACATCGCTGCTTATTCAATACAAATCTCCGCTATCCGTTGTTACATTTCCTAAATTGATTAATGAGTCTACATTTATGCAGGTAGCATCTCCAGCAATGGAAAGTGCCCGTTTATTTTCTTTAGTAGGTGTAGGTATGGATGCCTTAACCTGGTTTGCTTATCTGATTATTTTAATATCAGCAATCAGCGTATTTGTTAATCTATACAATTCTTTAAAAGAACGCAAATTTGATTTGGCGATCATGAGAACTTTGGGTTCATCAAAAGGAAAGGTTTTTTTTCTGGTTATTTTAGAGGGTACAATTATTACGCTTTTTGGCGCTTTATTGGGAATTGCATTAGGCCATGTTTTTGTAGGATTAATAGGGCGTTATCAGGAAGAGGGACAAAGTGTGTTTACGGGATTTGTTTTTTACAAGGAAGAACTTTTTCTATTGGGATTGGGAATCTTAATTGGCATATTTGCATCAGTTATTCCAGCTTTACAAGCTTATAGAACAGATATTTCAAAAGTATTATCAGATAAATAATGAAGAAGTTTTGCACATCGATCTTATTGTTTTTCATAACATTTTCCATATATGCCCAATTACCAGATCATACTCCAATGATGAATAAGTATTGGGATTTGTTGAATACAAGAACTATAAAAAAGAATGCTTCCGGAATGTATGAGCCATATTACCCACCAGCGTTAATGGCTGTAAATAAAAAGCCCATTTATCTTTCCGGATATATGGTGCCGTTAAAAACCGGGGCTGTACATAAGACATTCCTGCTTTCGGTTTTACCGGTAGCACAGTGCCAGTTTTGTGGCGAGGGAGATATTCCGGAAATGGTAGAAGTTTTTATGGAAGAGCCCCTGAAGTTTACTTCTAAACCAATAAATATCGAAGGTGTTTTGAATATCAACCAAAATCCGGATGGAGCTAGTTTCCAACTTTTAAATGGAAAACTTAAGAAATAGATTTACTGTTTCTTGTCCGAATGTCCCAATGATTTTTCAGGGTTAATGATATCACGAGCCAATTGTTTGAGTTCTTTTATTTCCGGAAACCGGCCTTCTCGTTTACGATCGAATATTACGGTTTGATCAATGCTTATTGTATATCTTCCGTTTATTGCGCTGGGAACCAGTAATATGCCGTGAATGTCGTCTGTAAAAGTAGTTAACAATTCCTGAGCCATATAAGCAGCTCGCAA
This genomic interval from Pseudopedobacter saltans DSM 12145 contains the following:
- a CDS encoding ABC transporter permease; amino-acid sequence: MNVFLLSIKSLKLKKLTTFLSVLLVTFGIAIISSLLILSNQLSNNLEKNAENIDAVVGAKGSPMQLILSSIYYVDFPTGNIPYQDALRIARNPMVKMAVPLALGDNFKGFRIVGTDISFTKLYNLKVKAGKFWNADFEVTVGAEVAKKHNLKIGQTIHGAHGLSSDEDVHEDHDYKVVGILEAQGRVVDQLILTNIASVWRMHGIGEDDHEHAHEEGHEEDLAGKDITSLLIQYKSPLSVVTFPKLINESTFMQVASPAMESARLFSLVGVGMDALTWFAYLIILISAISVFVNLYNSLKERKFDLAIMRTLGSSKGKVFFLVILEGTIITLFGALLGIALGHVFVGLIGRYQEEGQSVFTGFVFYKEELFLLGLGILIGIFASVIPALQAYRTDISKVLSDK
- a CDS encoding SelT/SelW/SelH family protein, with product MKPTIEIEYCPKCGWMLRAAYMAQELLTTFTDDIHGILLVPSAINGRYTISIDQTVIFDRKREGRFPEIKELKQLARDIINPEKSLGHSDKKQ